One window from the genome of Paraclostridium sordellii encodes:
- a CDS encoding DHHW family protein translates to MKYRNKKLRRNLQKNSRKYKNVYIKLMTIMFLLTIFVFVGLNLIIKDKEFSENENRILQQKPKFTFDRLFEGRYTKKYEKYTVDQIVGRDEFIKVKTKVDSLLGKNSENGVYKGKDGYLIENFNKPNKEYLKANIEAINKFANKHKDINQYMLIAPNSVNILSDKLPNFAPVYDQDKYLKELDKSVDNKVKFINVSDSLKDHKKEYIYYKTDHHWTTLGAYYAFLDFANQAGLDVNPNGYEKYRVSNDFYGTLYSKSGYKVDPDKVDIFTPKDKNDQVIVEYKEEKKKSPTIYNSEALKKKDKYEVFLGGNHPLVDIKTTSESDKVLLLVKDSYANSFVQFLTHYYKEIIMVDPRYYYEDIENLIKDKNITDMLYLYNSNTFFNDSSLAPVLNNI, encoded by the coding sequence TTGAAATATAGAAATAAAAAGTTAAGAAGAAATTTACAAAAAAATTCACGTAAATATAAAAATGTTTATATTAAATTAATGACTATAATGTTTTTATTAACAATATTTGTATTTGTAGGTTTGAATCTTATTATTAAAGATAAGGAGTTTTCAGAAAATGAAAACAGAATATTACAGCAAAAACCTAAATTTACCTTTGATAGATTATTTGAAGGTAGATATACAAAAAAATATGAAAAATATACAGTTGATCAGATAGTAGGAAGAGACGAATTTATAAAGGTTAAGACAAAGGTAGATTCATTATTAGGTAAAAATAGTGAAAACGGTGTATATAAGGGTAAAGATGGATATCTAATAGAAAACTTTAATAAACCTAATAAAGAGTATTTAAAAGCAAATATAGAGGCTATAAATAAATTTGCTAATAAACATAAAGATATAAATCAATACATGTTAATTGCACCAAACTCAGTTAATATTTTATCTGATAAACTACCTAATTTTGCACCAGTTTATGACCAAGATAAATATCTAAAAGAATTAGATAAGTCTGTAGATAATAAAGTAAAGTTTATAAATGTATCAGATTCACTTAAAGATCATAAAAAAGAATATATTTATTATAAAACAGATCATCATTGGACTACATTAGGTGCATATTATGCATTCTTAGATTTTGCTAATCAAGCTGGGCTTGATGTGAATCCTAATGGATATGAAAAATATAGAGTATCAAATGACTTTTATGGAACTTTATATTCAAAGAGCGGATATAAAGTAGATCCAGATAAAGTTGATATATTCACTCCTAAAGATAAAAATGATCAAGTTATAGTTGAATATAAAGAAGAAAAGAAGAAGTCTCCTACTATATATAATAGTGAGGCTTTAAAGAAAAAAGACAAGTACGAGGTATTTTTAGGAGGAAATCATCCTTTAGTAGATATAAAAACAACTAGTGAAAGTGATAAAGTTTTGTTACTAGTAAAAGATTCTTATGCTAATAGTTTTGTACAATTTCTAACTCATTATTATAAAGAAATAATAATGGTAGACCCAAGATATTATTATGAAGATATTGAAAATCTAATAAAAGATAAGAATATAACTGATATGCTTTATTTATATAATTCTAATACATTTTTTAATGATTCATCACTAGCTCCTGTATTAAATAATATATAA